The Alosa sapidissima isolate fAloSap1 chromosome 16, fAloSap1.pri, whole genome shotgun sequence genome has a segment encoding these proteins:
- the hmx3a gene encoding homeobox protein HMX3, with protein sequence MPETTPETCAPAKDSPFFIKNLLNCDSKPSKPKPVLTPSKAGLEGGFSLSQVGDLHFPRFDFPTQRFALPAYLERASAWWYPYTISPSSHLQRTVEAAEKASVRDSSPTSAGTDRDSPDLVLKTEPDTKDDEDDNKSADEIVLEESDTDDTKKEGGADEWKRSEDGTDKKPCRKKKTRTVFSRSQVFQLESTFDMKRYLSSSERAGLAASLHLTETQVKIWFQNRRNKWKRQLAAELEAANLSHAAAQRIVRVPILYHENSAAESGGAPGSVPVSQPLLTFPHPVYYSHPVVTSVPLLRPV encoded by the exons ATGCCTGAGACTACGCCAGAGACGTGTGCGCCGGCCAAAGACTCTCCGTTTTTCATCAAAAACCTGCTGAACTGTGACAGCAAGCCATCCAAACCAAAGCCCGTCCTCACACCATCGAAAGCCGGACTGGAGGGCGGTTTTTCACTCTCGCAGGTCGGAGACCTTCACTTTCCACGCTTCGATTTCCCCACACAGAGGTTCGCGCTACCTGCATATCTAGAGCGTGCATCGGCTTGGTGGTATCCCTACACGATTAGTCCTTCCTCGCACCTCCAAAGAACTGTAGAGG CCGCAGAAAAGGCCAGCGTAAGGGACTCCTCTCCAACGTCTGCTGGCACCGATCGGGATTCTCCAGACCTGGTGCTCAAGACCGAGCCAGACACCAAAGATGACGAAGACGACAATAAAAGCGCGGACGAGATAGTGCTGGAGGAAAGCGACACCGATGACACGAAGAAGGAGGGTGGCGCAGACGAGTGGAAGAGAAGCGAGGACGGCACGGACAAGAAGCCATGTAGGAAGAAGAAGACGCGGACTGTGTTTTCCCGGAGTCAGGTGTTCCAACTCGAGTCCACCTTCGACATGAAACGCTACCTGAGCAGCTCGGAGAGGGCCGGTCTGGCTGCCTCTCTGCACCTCACGGAGACACAGGTGAAGATCTGGTTCCAGAACCGGAGGAACAAGTGGAAGAGACAGCTGGCCGCGGAGCTGGAGGCGGCCAATCTGAGCCATGCGGCGGCTCAAAGGATTGTGCGAGTACCCATTCTCTACCACGAAAACTCGGCCGCAGAGAGTGGCGGCGCCCCGGGGTCTGTCCCTGTCAGCCAACCGCTCCTAACGTTTCCTCACCCTGTATATTATTCACACCCAGTCGTTACATCCGTTCCGCTACTTAGACCGGTTTGA